One genomic window of Vicinamibacterales bacterium includes the following:
- a CDS encoding DUF2062 domain-containing protein has product MQLLSPRMRHWLDQMLHTHDTPERTAAAFALGVFFGFSPLLGFHTVLGLVFAFALSLNRVAVLLGIYSNLPWILPAYYTLATAAGAAVLRVPIKPRLLKELTAALADGSWTDFRLLAHALTPLAWAYVLGSTVGAILLSLIAYRVSLTMIVAHRRRTEHIVSD; this is encoded by the coding sequence TACGCACGACACGCCGGAGCGAACGGCCGCGGCGTTCGCGCTGGGGGTGTTCTTCGGGTTCTCGCCTCTGCTTGGGTTTCACACTGTCCTCGGACTCGTCTTCGCGTTTGCCCTGAGCCTGAATCGCGTCGCAGTGCTGCTGGGGATCTACTCCAACCTGCCCTGGATCCTCCCGGCGTACTACACGCTCGCGACGGCGGCCGGCGCAGCCGTACTCCGGGTCCCCATCAAACCGCGCCTGCTGAAGGAACTGACCGCGGCACTGGCCGACGGTTCCTGGACGGATTTTCGTCTCCTGGCCCACGCGCTCACGCCGCTGGCGTGGGCCTACGTTCTAGGCTCCACCGTGGGCGCCATTTTGCTCAGCCTCATCGCGTATCGCGTCTCCCTGACGATGATCGTGGCTCATCGCCGCCGGACAGAGCACATCGTAAGCGACTGA
- a CDS encoding ABC transporter ATP-binding protein, producing the protein MPSPARKLLPYVDRHRRAFLTGLACVVSTTAFQLLAPWVLKYAIDDLHRVVTREKLALYAGLLLGVSLMRGLFLFLMRRILIGASRDIEYDIRNDFFARLEQQPLGYYQARRTGDLMSRATNDLNAVRMMIGPAVMYTANTVLVFVIAIGVMLTIDRRLTLLALLPLPFVTIAVRYFGSAIHRRFEQIQAQLSDISAVVQESLSGVRVVRAYRQEAHEIERFRRSNEEYLRRNRVLIRLQGAFYPSMTLFLGLGSLMVLWVGSRDVIHGHITLGEFVAFNGYLVMLSWPMIAFGWVTNILQRGLASWGRMLEVLDHEPAITDAAVTDRGRTAALDGAIDIRNLTFEYPQSGQPVLRDISLRIEGGQTAAFIGATGAGKSTLISLLPRLHEPPPGTICIGGVDIREIPLARLRGEIGFVPQEPFLFSASIADNIVLGGTNDTKDTKDTKERESAAVARLDKDVAGFPKGYATTIGERGITLSGGQKQRTALARALYVDPKILILDDALSAVDTYTEEEILSRLRSVMRQRTSIIVAHRISTVREADCIFVLDAGRVAERGTHAALVAANGLYAAMYRKQLLEEELQAS; encoded by the coding sequence ATGCCCTCCCCGGCCCGGAAGCTCCTTCCCTACGTCGATCGTCACCGCCGCGCGTTCCTGACCGGCCTCGCGTGCGTCGTGTCGACGACGGCGTTTCAGCTGCTTGCGCCCTGGGTGCTGAAGTACGCCATCGACGATCTGCATCGCGTGGTCACGCGCGAGAAGCTGGCGCTGTATGCCGGGCTGCTGCTCGGTGTCTCGCTGATGCGCGGCCTCTTCCTGTTCCTGATGCGCCGGATCCTCATCGGGGCGTCGCGCGACATCGAGTACGACATCCGCAACGACTTCTTCGCCCGGCTCGAGCAGCAGCCCCTCGGGTACTACCAGGCGCGCCGCACCGGCGATCTGATGTCGCGGGCGACCAACGACCTCAACGCCGTGCGGATGATGATTGGGCCAGCGGTGATGTACACCGCCAATACCGTGCTGGTGTTCGTGATCGCGATCGGCGTGATGCTGACCATCGATCGCCGGCTGACGCTGCTGGCGCTGCTGCCGCTGCCGTTCGTGACGATCGCGGTGCGCTATTTCGGGTCGGCCATTCACCGCCGCTTCGAGCAGATCCAGGCGCAGCTCTCGGACATCAGCGCCGTTGTCCAGGAATCGCTCTCGGGGGTGCGGGTGGTCCGCGCCTACCGGCAGGAGGCGCACGAGATCGAGCGGTTCCGGCGATCGAATGAGGAGTACCTGCGGCGCAATCGGGTGTTAATCCGGCTGCAGGGCGCGTTCTATCCCAGCATGACGCTGTTTCTCGGCCTCGGGTCGCTGATGGTGCTGTGGGTCGGAAGCCGGGACGTCATCCACGGCCACATCACGCTCGGGGAATTCGTCGCGTTCAACGGCTACCTGGTGATGCTCAGCTGGCCGATGATCGCGTTCGGCTGGGTGACGAACATCCTGCAGCGCGGCCTCGCCTCGTGGGGGCGTATGCTCGAGGTGCTCGACCACGAGCCCGCGATCACCGATGCCGCGGTGACCGATCGGGGCCGCACCGCCGCACTCGACGGCGCCATCGACATCCGCAACCTCACGTTCGAGTACCCGCAAAGCGGGCAGCCGGTGCTCCGGGACATCAGCCTGCGCATCGAAGGGGGCCAGACCGCGGCGTTCATCGGCGCGACCGGGGCAGGCAAGTCGACGTTGATCTCGCTGCTGCCGCGTCTGCACGAGCCGCCGCCTGGCACGATCTGCATCGGCGGCGTCGACATCCGCGAAATCCCTCTCGCGCGGCTGCGCGGCGAGATCGGGTTCGTGCCGCAGGAGCCCTTCCTGTTTTCCGCCTCGATCGCTGACAACATCGTGCTCGGGGGCACGAACGACACGAAGGACACGAAGGACACGAAGGAGCGGGAAAGTGCGGCGGTCGCACGGCTGGATAAGGATGTCGCGGGCTTTCCCAAGGGGTATGCGACGACGATCGGGGAGCGCGGCATCACGCTGTCGGGCGGGCAGAAGCAGCGCACGGCGCTGGCGCGGGCGCTGTACGTCGATCCGAAGATCCTGATTCTCGACGACGCGCTTTCAGCGGTCGATACGTATACGGAGGAGGAGATCCTGTCACGGCTGCGCTCGGTGATGCGCCAGCGGACGTCGATCATCGTGGCTCACCGTATCTCGACTGTGCGTGAAGCCGACTGCATCTTCGTGCTCGACGCCGGACGGGTTGCCGAGCGCGGTACGCATGCGGCGCTGGTGGCGGCGAACGGACTCTACGCGGCGATGTACCGCAAGCAGCTCCTGGAAGAGGAGCTGCAGGCGAGTTAG
- a CDS encoding GntR family transcriptional regulator, with protein sequence MVKARPVRRVKADAPHVERAYRNLKAAIVEGQYRPGAALSEVGLASEHGMSRTPIREGLARLWQEGYLERVVGHGYFVARVTVQQIHDTFDVRRLLEGAAAARAAELATEADIARLRALACVPMGGGQDYRVSETANVQFHLAIAACARNTLALELIERCLAQIDRFMSLGVNFGRFSENAAEAHQQIAEAISCRDAAGARTRMEDHLDCGSRLMKDALLGGDLTGVGL encoded by the coding sequence ATGGTGAAGGCCAGGCCGGTTCGACGCGTGAAGGCCGATGCGCCGCACGTCGAACGCGCGTACCGCAACCTGAAAGCCGCCATCGTCGAAGGGCAGTATCGTCCCGGCGCCGCGCTGTCGGAAGTCGGGCTGGCGAGCGAACACGGGATGAGCCGCACGCCGATTCGCGAGGGGCTTGCGCGGCTCTGGCAGGAAGGCTACCTCGAACGCGTCGTTGGCCATGGCTACTTCGTGGCTCGCGTCACCGTGCAGCAGATTCACGACACGTTCGACGTGCGGCGCCTGCTCGAAGGGGCGGCGGCCGCGCGCGCGGCGGAGCTCGCGACGGAGGCCGACATCGCCCGTCTGCGCGCGCTGGCCTGTGTGCCGATGGGCGGCGGCCAGGACTACCGCGTATCGGAAACGGCCAACGTCCAGTTTCACCTGGCGATCGCCGCCTGCGCGCGCAACACCCTGGCGCTCGAGCTCATCGAGCGCTGTCTGGCGCAGATCGATCGTTTCATGTCGCTCGGCGTCAACTTCGGGCGGTTCAGCGAGAACGCGGCCGAAGCCCACCAGCAGATCGCCGAGGCGATCTCGTGCCGGGACGCCGCCGGCGCGCGCACCCGCATGGAAGATCACCTCGACTGCGGCAGCCGCCTGATGAAGGATGCGCTGCTGGGTGGCGATCTCACCGGCGTCGGCCTCTAG
- a CDS encoding ABC transporter ATP-binding protein, producing the protein MTIQDDEILGKDYDARLMRRLLAYLRPYRAHALAALAAIIANSILQLAQPYLMKLAIDRFIPSRDLDGVDRIAFAYLLVIAGGFCLEFTQTWLLQTTGQRIMFDMRMETYRHLQRLDLRFYDRSPVGRLMTRVTTDVDVINDLFTSGVVSIFGDVFTLAGIMIVMLSMNWRVALVAFAVLPLIVVVTQWFRRNVRESYRTVRRLIARINAFLQEHITGMATVQLFRRESRAFSEFDAINQKHRTANIESIFYYAAFYPAVEVIGALAAALTIWFGGRWVLQGSLTLGSLVAFLLYSQRFFRPISDMSEKFNILQAAMASSERIFTLLDEPVAIQSPPAGPLTPDIQSKTSGHIVFDHVWFAYGKTAEGEPDYVLRDVSFEVLPGERVGIVGATGAGKSTIINLLLRFYDTTRGRVVVDGTDVRETDLERLRALFSLVLQDVQLFSGTVADNIRLGADISDAAVRHAAAAVHADSFVSRLPHGYASAVAERGATLSVGQKQLLSFARALAFDPRVLVLDEATSSVDTETEILIRDALHVLMSGRTTIAIAHRLSTIQDMDKILVLHKGQLREAGTHQELLAMRGIYYKLYQLQYRNQERLGVAPHEPETSAHSSSIEAPASQ; encoded by the coding sequence GTGACGATTCAAGACGACGAGATACTGGGCAAGGACTACGATGCGAGGCTGATGCGCCGGCTGCTGGCGTATCTGCGCCCCTACCGCGCCCACGCGCTGGCGGCGCTGGCGGCGATCATCGCCAATTCCATCCTTCAGCTCGCCCAGCCCTATCTGATGAAGCTGGCCATCGACCGCTTCATCCCCTCACGCGACCTCGACGGCGTCGACCGCATCGCGTTTGCCTACCTGCTGGTGATCGCCGGCGGCTTCTGCCTCGAGTTCACTCAGACGTGGCTGTTGCAGACGACCGGCCAGCGGATCATGTTCGATATGCGGATGGAGACCTATCGCCATCTGCAGCGGCTCGACCTGCGGTTCTACGACCGCAGCCCGGTGGGACGGCTGATGACTCGCGTCACGACCGACGTCGATGTGATCAACGACCTCTTCACCTCCGGCGTCGTCTCCATCTTCGGCGACGTCTTCACCCTTGCCGGCATCATGATCGTGATGCTGTCGATGAACTGGCGCGTCGCGCTGGTGGCGTTCGCGGTGCTGCCGCTCATCGTCGTGGTCACGCAGTGGTTCCGTCGCAACGTCCGCGAATCGTACCGGACCGTACGGCGGCTGATCGCCCGGATCAACGCGTTCCTGCAGGAACACATCACCGGCATGGCGACGGTCCAGCTCTTCCGCCGCGAGAGCCGCGCCTTCAGCGAATTCGACGCGATCAACCAGAAACACCGGACCGCCAACATCGAATCGATCTTCTACTACGCCGCGTTCTACCCTGCGGTCGAGGTGATCGGCGCGCTGGCGGCGGCGCTGACCATCTGGTTCGGCGGGCGCTGGGTGCTGCAGGGTTCGCTGACACTCGGGTCGCTCGTCGCCTTTCTGCTCTATTCGCAGCGCTTCTTCCGCCCCATCTCCGACATGTCGGAGAAGTTCAACATCCTGCAGGCGGCGATGGCGTCCTCCGAGCGCATCTTCACGCTGCTCGACGAACCGGTGGCCATCCAGTCGCCGCCGGCCGGACCGCTGACGCCGGACATCCAATCCAAGACGTCCGGGCATATCGTCTTCGACCACGTCTGGTTCGCCTATGGCAAGACCGCCGAGGGAGAGCCGGACTACGTGCTGCGCGACGTGTCGTTCGAGGTCCTTCCGGGCGAGCGCGTCGGCATCGTCGGGGCGACCGGCGCCGGGAAGTCGACGATCATCAATCTCCTCCTGCGCTTCTACGACACGACCCGCGGCCGCGTCGTGGTCGACGGGACCGATGTGCGCGAGACGGATCTGGAACGGCTGCGCGCGCTGTTCAGCCTGGTGCTGCAGGACGTGCAACTGTTCTCGGGCACGGTTGCCGACAACATCCGCCTGGGCGCTGACATCTCCGACGCCGCGGTTCGCCACGCCGCCGCCGCGGTGCACGCGGATTCGTTCGTGTCGCGTCTGCCGCACGGCTATGCGTCGGCGGTCGCGGAGCGTGGAGCGACGCTCTCGGTCGGTCAGAAACAGCTGCTCTCGTTCGCGCGCGCGCTCGCTTTCGACCCGCGCGTCCTGGTGCTCGACGAAGCGACGTCGAGCGTCGACACCGAAACCGAGATTCTGATCCGCGACGCGCTGCACGTGCTGATGTCCGGACGGACGACGATCGCGATCGCGCACCGGCTATCGACGATCCAGGACATGGACAAGATCCTGGTGCTGCACAAAGGGCAGCTGCGGGAAGCCGGCACGCACCAGGAACTGCTCGCGATGCGGGGGATCTACTACAAGCTGTATCAACTGCAGTACAGAAATCAGGAGCGCCTGGGCGTCGCTCCCCACGAGCCGGAGACCAGTGCCCATTCTTCATCGATCGAGGCTCCAGCCTCTCAATAG
- a CDS encoding 3D domain-containing protein translates to MLMSISRSFTRKLAATTTVAVGLALMYESKVIDFSDISLPLETTDAASLADAVPASGIQHLQFAATAYCKGSTTASGVNVRTGIAAADPGLLPVGSVIQVYRLGERYNGIYTIMDTGPSVQGRHIDIYIWNCNEALQLGRRDIAINVLRLGWNPTASKPNLIQRLFRQREAARLEAQAPLPSRPIEIH, encoded by the coding sequence ATGCTGATGTCGATTTCCCGATCGTTCACCCGCAAGCTTGCGGCAACGACCACGGTAGCGGTGGGGCTGGCGTTGATGTACGAGTCGAAGGTGATCGACTTCAGCGACATCTCGCTCCCGCTCGAAACGACTGATGCGGCGTCGCTCGCCGACGCGGTCCCGGCGTCGGGCATCCAGCACCTGCAATTCGCCGCCACCGCTTACTGCAAGGGTTCGACGACCGCCTCGGGCGTGAACGTGCGGACCGGCATCGCCGCCGCCGATCCCGGGCTGCTTCCGGTCGGGTCGGTCATCCAGGTGTATCGCCTGGGCGAGCGCTATAACGGCATCTACACGATCATGGACACGGGTCCCTCCGTTCAGGGGCGCCACATCGACATCTACATCTGGAACTGCAACGAAGCGCTGCAGCTCGGACGCCGCGACATCGCCATCAACGTCCTGCGACTCGGCTGGAACCCGACTGCGAGCAAGCCCAATCTGATCCAGCGCCTCTTCCGCCAGCGCGAGGCGGCCCGTCTGGAGGCCCAGGCTCCGTTACCTTCGCGCCCCATCGAAATCCACTAG